The following proteins come from a genomic window of Pyxidicoccus sp. MSG2:
- a CDS encoding cell surface protein has translation MSPRRSMPWRRGAVLAALLALAACGGEDGPATPDAGTGMDAGTDAGVRPSDPYADEVVEYVPGDGAGFGQDRFPSVVLGPPAGVGPDNGSLDVLSLGRQGRITLRFIDVAVIDGPGVDLLVFENAFATPGGGSYAETGVVEVSDDNVTWKAFPCAFRDAAGRYPGCAGVHPVMANPANGVSATDPAVAGGDGFDLATVGLRRARYVRIIDSGANGYGDTAGGFDLDAVAVVNGEPLQGSSP, from the coding sequence GTGAGCCCGCGCCGCTCCATGCCATGGCGCCGGGGCGCGGTGCTCGCCGCGCTCCTGGCCCTCGCCGCCTGCGGTGGCGAGGACGGCCCCGCCACGCCCGACGCGGGCACCGGGATGGATGCCGGCACCGACGCCGGAGTCCGCCCTTCGGACCCGTACGCCGACGAGGTGGTCGAGTACGTGCCCGGAGACGGCGCCGGCTTCGGACAGGACCGCTTCCCCTCGGTGGTGCTCGGTCCTCCCGCCGGCGTGGGCCCGGACAACGGCTCGCTCGACGTGCTCTCGCTGGGCCGCCAGGGCCGCATCACCCTGCGCTTCATCGACGTGGCCGTCATCGACGGGCCCGGCGTGGACCTGCTCGTCTTCGAGAACGCCTTCGCCACCCCGGGCGGAGGCTCCTACGCGGAGACGGGCGTGGTGGAGGTGAGTGACGACAACGTCACGTGGAAGGCCTTCCCCTGCGCCTTCCGGGACGCGGCCGGGCGCTACCCGGGCTGTGCCGGCGTCCACCCCGTCATGGCCAACCCCGCCAACGGCGTCAGCGCCACGGACCCCGCCGTGGCGGGCGGTGACGGCTTCGACCTGGCCACCGTCGGCCTGCGCCGCGCTCGCTACGTGCGCATCATCGACAGCGGTGCCAACGGCTACGGCGACACGGCCGGAGGCTTCGACCTGGACGCCGTCGCCGTCGTGAATGGCGAGCCCCTTCAGGGCTCCTCGCCGTGA
- a CDS encoding ubiquinol-cytochrome c reductase iron-sulfur subunit: protein MSRAPPPPHLEEVDRRSALRTLLRCTCALAAAGAGCGGEWREAVVLDAPAPDAGACSEAPTPGTAGEGWVEVKLDDFPALREPGGAAEVRVPQALLDVVVVHTSPGCYAALWRICTHGDCAVGWKPAEGLLECPCHGSRFGQDGRVLNGPATRPLTTFPAVRVGTSVFIHRPR from the coding sequence GTGAGCCGCGCTCCGCCTCCTCCCCATCTCGAGGAGGTGGACCGCCGCTCCGCGCTGCGCACCCTGCTGCGCTGCACCTGTGCCCTGGCCGCCGCCGGGGCCGGGTGCGGTGGGGAGTGGCGCGAGGCGGTGGTGCTCGACGCTCCGGCACCGGACGCCGGAGCCTGCTCGGAAGCGCCCACGCCGGGCACCGCCGGGGAGGGCTGGGTGGAGGTGAAGCTCGACGACTTCCCCGCGCTCCGCGAGCCGGGCGGGGCCGCCGAGGTGCGCGTCCCCCAGGCGCTGCTGGACGTGGTGGTGGTGCACACCTCGCCCGGCTGCTACGCGGCGCTCTGGCGCATCTGCACCCATGGAGACTGCGCCGTCGGGTGGAAGCCGGCGGAGGGGCTCTTGGAGTGCCCCTGCCATGGCTCGCGCTTCGGCCAGGACGGCCGCGTCCTCAACGGGCCCGCCACCCGCCCCCTCACCACCTTCCCGGCCGTGAGGGTGGGGACGTCCGTCTTCATCCACCGGCCCCGCTGA
- a CDS encoding FHA domain-containing protein — protein MWQIIINGPGYFDTSYDLPEGVTSLGRADENDIVLGGDLVSRRHARLYVEGDMLRIEDLGSRNGSRVNGAPLQGSRPLIPGDTVALGENTLSVRQPNTVESAATEMVDLGAGGVVRFGHGQDVGPGVLLAKNVKDADVLRLLDNVGSLPFDDTFSTASPVPATASPRVGQETLVLLFRTAEALATATTLSTFLDNTMDRLLERTGSTTAVVLLKHSSGALVPAAVRHRGKLAKGEVPVSDAIVEEALRQGRALAVDDVRDDRRFAGRESVMLYGVDRVLCIPIGSEPPYAGVLYVNTAAKGDTSVEVMLDACTAVSHLVATGVQKFGPRDGSPVSERLKRTLERFHPPDIAERRAAEAQRQGGRLPGLEERNVTVLHVELVNFTAVASKLGAQRATQMLNDFHSRMSGIVFSFEATVEGFQGDSMRALFGVPYAKGEDSVRAVRAALAVRADWERANFRRPQDERCELRIALHTTRALVGMIGNEVRSDYTLVGEGVGVAGWLAATGSPGQVLITGKVLASVGARFDVQPLGERLLRPPKDRMAAFEVIEEDVGQLTNPGLR, from the coding sequence ATGTGGCAGATCATCATCAACGGGCCCGGCTACTTCGACACGTCCTACGATCTGCCCGAGGGCGTGACGAGCCTCGGCCGTGCGGACGAGAACGACATCGTCCTGGGCGGCGACCTCGTCTCGCGCCGTCACGCTCGGCTGTACGTCGAGGGTGACATGCTGCGCATCGAGGACCTGGGCAGCCGCAACGGCAGCCGCGTCAACGGCGCGCCGCTGCAGGGCTCGCGTCCCCTCATCCCCGGCGACACGGTGGCGCTCGGAGAGAACACGCTCTCCGTCCGCCAGCCCAACACGGTGGAGAGCGCGGCCACGGAGATGGTGGACCTGGGCGCGGGCGGGGTGGTGCGCTTCGGCCACGGGCAGGACGTGGGCCCCGGCGTGCTCCTCGCGAAGAACGTGAAGGACGCGGACGTCCTGCGCCTGCTGGACAACGTGGGCTCCCTCCCCTTCGACGACACCTTCTCCACGGCCTCGCCGGTACCGGCCACCGCCAGCCCGCGCGTGGGGCAGGAGACGCTGGTGCTGCTGTTCCGCACCGCGGAAGCGCTGGCCACCGCCACCACGCTGTCCACCTTCCTCGACAACACCATGGACCGGTTGCTGGAGCGCACCGGCTCCACCACCGCCGTGGTGCTGCTCAAGCACTCCAGTGGCGCCCTCGTCCCCGCGGCCGTGCGCCACCGGGGCAAGCTGGCCAAGGGCGAGGTGCCCGTGTCGGACGCCATCGTCGAGGAGGCCCTGCGCCAGGGCCGCGCGCTCGCGGTGGACGACGTGCGCGACGACCGCCGCTTCGCCGGTCGCGAGAGCGTCATGCTCTACGGCGTGGACCGGGTGCTGTGCATCCCCATCGGCTCCGAGCCGCCCTACGCCGGCGTCCTCTACGTCAACACCGCCGCCAAGGGCGACACCAGCGTGGAGGTGATGCTGGACGCGTGCACCGCGGTGTCGCACCTGGTCGCCACCGGCGTGCAGAAGTTCGGCCCGCGTGACGGCTCGCCCGTGTCGGAGCGGCTGAAGCGGACGCTGGAGCGCTTCCACCCGCCGGACATCGCCGAGCGCCGCGCCGCCGAGGCCCAGCGCCAGGGCGGCAGGCTCCCCGGTCTGGAGGAGCGCAACGTCACCGTGTTGCATGTGGAACTGGTGAACTTCACCGCCGTGGCCTCGAAGCTGGGCGCGCAGCGGGCCACGCAGATGCTCAACGACTTCCACTCGCGCATGAGCGGCATCGTCTTCAGCTTCGAGGCCACCGTGGAGGGCTTCCAGGGCGACTCCATGCGCGCGCTCTTCGGCGTGCCGTACGCCAAGGGCGAGGACTCGGTGCGCGCCGTGCGTGCCGCCCTCGCGGTGCGCGCCGACTGGGAGCGGGCCAACTTCCGCCGCCCCCAGGACGAGCGCTGCGAGCTGCGCATCGCCCTGCACACCACCCGCGCGCTGGTGGGGATGATCGGCAACGAGGTCCGCTCGGACTACACCCTGGTGGGGGAGGGGGTGGGGGTGGCCGGCTGGCTGGCTGCTACCGGCAGCCCCGGGCAGGTACTGATTACCGGCAAGGTCCTGGCCTCCGTCGGGGCCCGCTTCGACGTGCAACCCCTGGGAGAGAGGCTGCTTCGCCCTCCCAAGGACAGGATGGCCGCCTTCGAGGTGATTGAAGAGGATGTAGGCCAGCTCACCAACCCTGGCCTGCGGTGA
- a CDS encoding serine/threonine-protein kinase: MNASTQPARLRPFRPQPFGRYTLLSHLATGGMGEIYLARLEGAQGFEKLCVIKKILPQLAADQEFVERFVGEARTLVRLSHGSIAQVLDMGLHEDEAYMALEHVDGKDLRKVGARVRDRQVPLPLTFILYVIGRVLDALAYAHRKKDDDGEDLKLVHRDISPQNILISYEGEVKVIDFGLAKSRLSAAKTNPSIILGKFLYMSPEQARHQPVDRRSDLYAVGLCLYELICGKNPFDGVHPGELMTVVAQPKIPPLDEAEPLTPRAVTALVAKALAVEPSQRFQTAEEFRGRLQTCLMEIDASAGPESVSRFMRELFAADFQSERRLLATLKEVPRVPPGEAGPEEGGGASRPAMQALLPAKTIRLDGPVQPLSFQPTPRSRDGSGPVTDGETRPGVMLDEATRPAFPLEALEEEARARAARQESSESASSPSSSVEVRPEAFVRQGPAEPAPAPAPAPAVPVVARPATLTREVPMAVLPPEALPPVPAPRPVPHDLRPTELAMPSVGSRASPEMPWDDGPEAPAAANAESTDPRAEPLSAEPRAFSVPPPPPPPSRTGMPPVASALPAVGAPAPAPRPPMAPVPAQAGPRPGAPSAAAPAPSPTAPAQAPRPGAPAAVASAPPPAGAPARPAMGATPPPPPPASSAEPPPRPQVSAGPPPPPPSVAPMRPGASAAPVPPSPSAAPVPPSPSAAPVAAPQRTGAVMMPAVTLVTAAPPPPRTASLTAMPMVVPPPAGSTPSRGSPSVAPNADLDVVPGVAEEDDAGLAAPGDGEESAGESEMPVLSPEEMGHSEDAPRPGDGDTHPRIARPSRTERHEDTQPRVARDSDTDPRVQQRHDDTQPRVVLDEALLRDVDGADSGQEEKSGPNRPRASPRRARASSVSIPAHQGATRRTGSTPAVRSAPAPSRVDDEEDDDVRVSLTSHEETRRTPIPVRPGSEPVTARQPGENTRRTAVPARPARKGTGLLAVGLVVVLLAGAILMLALSPALRVSMGLEALPEDGPPSPRPVVPARKASATKPGAATARADTAEAGAEKAVQAPAEVPAVQAAAPAEAAQGEAAVGTQAAPAEAPVAAKDGAEAVEAPAAAKEAVEAPAAAKETVEAPAAAKETAAAPTAPAEAPGTEPTPAVAVAEEDVDSDLLAPLPAPKAAAQVKKAPPPKKPARPVIIRGRGSRETTQLQREWRDTNALYIRLKGQYSCDQLKTWCMRYPGIKKEVEAAGDVNAPDTLDKVQDMRSSLDALRKSLE, encoded by the coding sequence ATGAACGCCTCCACCCAACCCGCCCGGCTGAGACCCTTCCGGCCCCAGCCCTTTGGCCGGTACACGCTCCTGTCGCACCTGGCGACGGGCGGCATGGGGGAAATCTATCTCGCGAGGCTGGAGGGCGCGCAGGGCTTCGAGAAGCTCTGCGTCATCAAGAAAATCCTCCCGCAGCTCGCGGCGGACCAGGAGTTCGTCGAGCGCTTCGTGGGCGAGGCGCGCACGCTGGTGCGGCTCAGCCACGGCTCCATTGCCCAGGTGCTGGACATGGGGCTGCACGAGGACGAGGCCTACATGGCCCTCGAGCACGTGGACGGCAAGGATTTGCGCAAGGTGGGCGCGCGCGTGCGCGACAGGCAGGTGCCGCTGCCGCTCACGTTCATCCTCTACGTCATCGGCCGGGTGCTGGACGCGCTCGCCTACGCGCACCGCAAGAAGGATGACGACGGGGAGGACCTGAAGCTCGTCCACCGGGACATCTCGCCGCAGAACATCCTCATCTCCTACGAGGGGGAGGTGAAGGTCATCGACTTCGGCCTGGCCAAGAGCCGGCTGTCGGCGGCGAAGACGAACCCGAGCATCATCCTGGGCAAGTTCCTCTACATGTCGCCGGAGCAGGCGCGGCACCAGCCGGTGGACCGCCGCAGTGACCTGTACGCGGTGGGGCTGTGCCTCTACGAGCTCATCTGCGGGAAGAATCCCTTCGACGGCGTGCACCCCGGCGAGCTGATGACGGTGGTGGCGCAGCCGAAGATTCCGCCGCTGGACGAGGCGGAGCCGCTCACGCCGCGCGCGGTGACGGCGCTGGTGGCCAAGGCGCTGGCGGTGGAGCCTTCGCAGCGCTTCCAGACGGCGGAGGAGTTCCGCGGGCGGCTGCAGACCTGCCTGATGGAAATCGACGCGAGCGCGGGCCCGGAGAGCGTCAGCCGGTTCATGCGCGAGCTGTTCGCCGCGGACTTCCAGTCCGAGCGCCGGCTGCTGGCGACCCTCAAGGAGGTGCCGCGCGTGCCCCCCGGCGAGGCGGGGCCGGAGGAGGGTGGCGGCGCGTCGCGCCCGGCGATGCAGGCCCTGCTGCCGGCGAAGACCATCCGCCTGGACGGGCCGGTGCAGCCGCTGTCCTTCCAGCCCACCCCGCGCAGCCGCGACGGCAGCGGCCCGGTGACGGACGGCGAGACGCGTCCCGGCGTCATGCTGGACGAGGCAACCCGGCCCGCCTTCCCGCTGGAGGCGCTGGAGGAAGAGGCCCGCGCCCGCGCCGCGCGCCAGGAGTCGTCGGAGTCGGCGTCCTCGCCCTCGTCCTCGGTGGAGGTGCGGCCGGAGGCCTTCGTGCGCCAGGGCCCCGCCGAGCCCGCCCCTGCCCCTGCCCCCGCTCCCGCCGTCCCCGTCGTCGCCCGCCCGGCCACGCTGACGCGCGAAGTCCCCATGGCGGTGCTCCCGCCCGAGGCGCTTCCGCCCGTGCCCGCGCCGCGGCCCGTGCCGCACGACCTCCGCCCCACCGAGCTGGCGATGCCCAGCGTCGGCTCCCGCGCGTCCCCGGAGATGCCCTGGGATGACGGGCCGGAGGCCCCCGCCGCCGCCAATGCGGAGTCGACGGACCCTCGCGCCGAGCCGCTCTCCGCGGAGCCGCGCGCCTTCTCGGTGCCGCCGCCTCCTCCGCCTCCGTCGCGCACCGGCATGCCGCCCGTTGCCTCCGCGCTCCCCGCGGTGGGCGCGCCTGCTCCGGCCCCCCGCCCGCCGATGGCGCCTGTTCCGGCGCAGGCGGGTCCCCGTCCGGGTGCGCCGTCGGCCGCCGCACCGGCGCCGTCTCCCACGGCGCCCGCGCAGGCTCCGCGCCCCGGTGCGCCCGCGGCCGTTGCTTCGGCGCCTCCTCCAGCGGGAGCGCCCGCCCGTCCGGCGATGGGCGCCACGCCTCCGCCGCCTCCACCGGCGTCCTCCGCCGAGCCGCCCCCGCGTCCGCAGGTGAGCGCCGGGCCACCGCCGCCGCCTCCGTCAGTGGCCCCCATGCGTCCGGGCGCGTCCGCCGCGCCCGTGCCGCCGTCCCCGTCCGCCGCGCCCGTGCCGCCGTCCCCGTCCGCCGCGCCCGTGGCGGCGCCCCAGCGCACCGGAGCGGTGATGATGCCCGCGGTGACGCTGGTGACCGCGGCTCCGCCGCCGCCGCGCACCGCGTCCCTCACGGCGATGCCCATGGTGGTGCCGCCGCCCGCGGGCTCCACGCCGTCCAGGGGCTCGCCCTCCGTTGCTCCCAACGCCGACCTGGACGTGGTGCCCGGAGTCGCCGAGGAAGATGATGCCGGGCTCGCCGCGCCTGGCGACGGCGAGGAGAGCGCGGGCGAGTCGGAGATGCCCGTCCTCTCGCCCGAGGAGATGGGCCACTCCGAGGATGCGCCCCGGCCCGGCGACGGGGACACGCACCCGCGCATCGCCCGTCCCTCGCGCACCGAGCGGCACGAGGACACGCAGCCCCGCGTCGCACGCGACTCCGACACGGACCCGCGCGTCCAGCAACGCCACGACGACACGCAGCCCCGCGTGGTGCTGGACGAGGCGCTCCTGCGCGACGTGGATGGCGCCGACTCCGGTCAGGAGGAGAAGTCCGGACCGAACCGGCCCCGCGCCTCTCCGCGCCGCGCGCGTGCCTCCTCCGTGTCGATTCCCGCCCACCAGGGCGCCACCCGCCGCACGGGCTCGACTCCGGCCGTCCGTTCCGCGCCCGCGCCGTCGCGGGTGGACGACGAGGAGGACGACGACGTCCGCGTGTCCCTCACGTCGCACGAGGAGACGCGCCGCACGCCCATTCCCGTCCGCCCGGGCTCCGAGCCCGTCACCGCGCGCCAACCTGGCGAGAACACCCGCCGCACGGCGGTGCCCGCGCGCCCCGCGCGCAAGGGGACGGGGTTGCTGGCCGTGGGGCTGGTGGTCGTCCTGCTGGCCGGCGCCATCCTGATGCTCGCGCTCAGCCCCGCGCTCCGCGTGTCCATGGGGCTGGAGGCGCTGCCCGAGGACGGGCCTCCTTCTCCGCGGCCCGTGGTGCCGGCGCGCAAGGCGTCCGCCACCAAGCCCGGTGCCGCCACCGCGCGCGCCGACACGGCCGAGGCCGGCGCCGAGAAGGCCGTGCAGGCTCCGGCGGAAGTCCCCGCCGTGCAGGCCGCCGCCCCCGCCGAGGCCGCTCAGGGCGAAGCGGCCGTCGGCACGCAGGCCGCTCCCGCCGAGGCGCCCGTCGCCGCGAAGGACGGCGCGGAGGCCGTCGAAGCCCCCGCCGCCGCGAAGGAGGCCGTCGAAGCCCCCGCCGCCGCGAAGGAGACCGTCGAAGCCCCCGCCGCCGCGAAGGAGACCGCCGCGGCTCCGACGGCGCCGGCCGAGGCGCCTGGCACCGAGCCAACCCCGGCCGTGGCCGTGGCGGAGGAGGACGTGGACTCGGACCTGCTCGCGCCGCTTCCGGCCCCGAAGGCCGCCGCGCAGGTGAAGAAGGCGCCGCCTCCGAAGAAGCCGGCGCGTCCCGTCATCATCCGGGGAAGAGGCAGCCGAGAGACCACGCAACTGCAGCGCGAGTGGCGCGACACGAATGCGCTCTACATCCGGCTCAAGGGCCAGTACTCGTGCGATCAGCTGAAGACCTGGTGCATGCGCTACCCGGGCATCAAAAAAGAGGTGGAGGCCGCCGGCGACGTCAATGCCCCGGACACGCTGGACAAGGTGCAGGACATGAGGAGCAGCCTCGACGCCCTGCGCAAGAGCCTGGAGTAG
- a CDS encoding ABC transporter ATP-binding protein, which produces MTSLLVTRGLQAGYGPRPVLHGVDCEVRPGELWAVLGPNGTGKSTLLRAVLGVVPWVRGEVRLLGREREEWEPRALARKVAWVPQTFEPAEGFSGLELVLMGRGPHLGLWGLPSAKDVALARTVLEELDVAYLADRPGEALSGGERRMLLLARGLVQAPELLLLDEPTAFLDVAHQVGTLARVRARVDAGLGAVAVLHDVNLAAAFATHVLLLRDGKVLAQGPADTVLERGALESLYGLPMETALAPSGARLFAPRAPSR; this is translated from the coding sequence GTGACGTCGCTGCTCGTCACCCGCGGGCTGCAGGCGGGCTATGGCCCGCGCCCCGTGCTGCACGGCGTGGACTGCGAGGTGCGCCCTGGTGAGCTGTGGGCGGTGCTCGGGCCCAACGGCACGGGGAAGAGCACGCTGCTGCGCGCGGTGCTCGGGGTGGTGCCCTGGGTGCGCGGCGAGGTGCGGCTGCTCGGACGGGAGCGCGAGGAGTGGGAGCCGCGCGCGCTGGCCCGCAAGGTGGCGTGGGTGCCGCAGACCTTCGAGCCGGCGGAGGGCTTCAGTGGGCTGGAGCTGGTGCTGATGGGCCGGGGCCCGCACCTGGGCCTGTGGGGCCTGCCCTCCGCGAAGGACGTGGCGCTGGCGCGCACCGTGCTGGAGGAACTGGACGTCGCGTACCTCGCGGACCGGCCCGGCGAGGCGCTCTCCGGCGGCGAGCGGCGCATGCTGCTGCTGGCCCGGGGCCTGGTGCAGGCGCCGGAATTGCTGCTGCTGGACGAGCCCACCGCCTTCCTCGACGTGGCCCACCAGGTGGGGACGCTCGCCCGGGTGCGCGCGCGCGTGGACGCGGGGCTGGGCGCGGTGGCGGTGCTCCATGACGTCAACCTCGCCGCCGCCTTCGCCACCCACGTGCTGCTGCTGCGCGACGGGAAGGTGCTCGCGCAGGGGCCGGCGGACACGGTGCTGGAGCGGGGCGCGCTGGAGTCCCTCTACGGGCTCCCCATGGAGACGGCGCTGGCCCCCTCGGGAGCGCGCCTCTTCGCGCCCCGCGCGCCCTCGCGCTGA
- a CDS encoding ferrichrome ABC transporter permease, translating to MLRYALAIFTSAFLLFGVQPLAGRYALPWYGGTPGVWTACMLFFQAALLGGYAYAHGLASRLAPRTQARVHLGLLAVAVAVLGARALWEGSPVAPGPGWRPSDTDLPVLRLVVMLAATIGLPFFVLSTTGPLLQSWFALARPGRSPYPLYALSNVGSLLALLGYPFLVEPWVGRGAQAWGWGAGFVVFAVACAVCAVDVLRRADAGQADASPAPAEAPARPDEGGASHEESRPGIRRTLTWLGLSTCASVLLLATTNQLSQDVAAGPFLWVLPLALYLVTFILAFARESFYSRALCTVLLIGSGAGIAHVQTAGPHAPLAVQLASYATALFAGCMVCHGELYRLRPAPRHLSAFYLWVSAGGVLGGLFVSVVAPAIFRNYWEFPLVLVACFLLALAGMASQPPAESRSLRLRRMLRGAMLLIVAGNLVYTMVREQGRARFSARNFFGVVRVMEQNLDDPEAHFFSLRHGSITHGWQFVAPERRSIPTTYFTRESGLGLAITEQRRLREAVGLPPGLRVGMLGLGIGTSAALLEAGDVMRFYEINPVVISLAEGEGGYFTYLSDTPGKVEMVEGDARISLEQELERGEPQRFDVLVLDTFSSDSVPVHLLTQEAVALYVRHLAPHGVLALHISNVHLDLLPLTLAHARALGLRATFVFHETKGAALRSNWMLMSPDREFSWGPTFVQAEARVRRLGLRGEPDFTWTDEQSSVLRVLRKPVAAPSVMDVEPSSGATGPPSVSQPEPE from the coding sequence ATGCTCCGCTACGCCCTGGCCATCTTCACCAGCGCCTTCCTGTTGTTCGGGGTGCAGCCGCTCGCGGGGCGCTACGCGCTACCGTGGTACGGCGGCACGCCCGGCGTGTGGACGGCGTGCATGCTCTTCTTCCAGGCGGCACTGCTGGGAGGCTACGCGTACGCGCATGGACTGGCGTCGCGGCTGGCCCCGCGCACGCAGGCGCGGGTGCACCTGGGACTGCTCGCGGTGGCGGTGGCGGTGCTGGGCGCTCGGGCGCTGTGGGAGGGCTCCCCGGTGGCACCGGGGCCCGGATGGCGCCCCTCGGACACGGACCTTCCCGTGCTGCGGCTGGTGGTGATGCTGGCGGCCACCATCGGCCTGCCCTTCTTCGTGCTGAGCACCACCGGGCCGCTGCTGCAGTCATGGTTCGCCCTCGCGCGGCCGGGCCGCTCGCCCTATCCGCTGTACGCGCTGTCCAACGTGGGCTCGTTGCTGGCGCTGCTCGGCTATCCCTTCCTGGTGGAGCCGTGGGTGGGGCGCGGCGCGCAGGCGTGGGGCTGGGGCGCGGGCTTCGTCGTCTTCGCGGTGGCGTGCGCGGTGTGCGCCGTGGACGTGCTGCGCCGCGCGGACGCGGGCCAGGCAGATGCCAGCCCCGCACCGGCGGAAGCACCCGCTCGGCCGGACGAGGGCGGTGCGAGCCACGAGGAGTCCCGCCCCGGTATTCGCCGCACGCTGACGTGGCTGGGGCTGAGCACGTGCGCGTCGGTGCTGCTGCTCGCGACGACGAACCAGCTCTCCCAGGACGTGGCCGCCGGCCCCTTCCTCTGGGTGCTGCCGCTGGCCCTCTACCTCGTCACCTTCATCCTCGCCTTCGCGCGCGAGTCCTTCTACTCGCGCGCGCTCTGCACGGTGCTGCTCATCGGCTCGGGGGCGGGCATCGCGCACGTGCAGACGGCGGGGCCGCACGCCCCGCTCGCGGTGCAGCTCGCCTCGTATGCGACGGCCCTCTTCGCCGGCTGCATGGTGTGCCACGGCGAGCTGTACCGGCTGCGTCCCGCGCCCAGGCACCTGAGCGCCTTCTACCTGTGGGTCTCCGCGGGCGGGGTGCTCGGCGGCCTCTTCGTCAGCGTCGTTGCCCCGGCCATCTTCCGCAACTACTGGGAGTTCCCGCTGGTGCTCGTCGCCTGCTTCCTGCTGGCGCTCGCGGGCATGGCGAGCCAGCCCCCGGCGGAGTCGCGGAGCCTGCGCCTGCGGCGCATGTTGCGCGGCGCCATGCTGCTCATCGTCGCGGGCAACCTCGTCTACACCATGGTCCGTGAGCAGGGCCGTGCCCGCTTCAGCGCCCGCAACTTCTTCGGCGTGGTGCGGGTGATGGAGCAGAACCTCGATGACCCGGAGGCGCACTTCTTCAGCCTGCGCCACGGCTCCATCACCCACGGCTGGCAGTTCGTCGCCCCCGAGCGCCGCTCCATTCCGACCACCTACTTCACGCGCGAGTCCGGCCTGGGGCTCGCCATCACCGAGCAGCGCCGGCTGCGCGAGGCGGTGGGCCTGCCCCCGGGCCTGCGCGTGGGCATGCTGGGGCTGGGCATTGGCACGAGCGCGGCGCTCCTCGAAGCGGGGGACGTCATGCGCTTCTACGAAATCAACCCGGTGGTCATCTCGCTGGCGGAGGGCGAGGGCGGCTACTTCACCTACCTGAGCGACACCCCCGGGAAGGTGGAGATGGTGGAGGGCGACGCGCGCATCTCCCTGGAGCAGGAGCTGGAGCGCGGCGAGCCCCAGCGCTTCGACGTGCTCGTGCTGGACACCTTCTCCTCGGACTCCGTCCCGGTGCACCTGCTCACCCAGGAGGCGGTGGCGCTCTACGTCCGGCACCTCGCGCCGCACGGCGTGCTCGCGCTGCACATCAGCAACGTGCACCTGGACCTGCTGCCCCTGACGCTGGCGCACGCACGGGCGCTGGGCCTGCGGGCCACCTTCGTGTTCCACGAGACGAAAGGCGCCGCGCTGCGCAGCAACTGGATGCTGATGAGCCCGGACCGCGAGTTCTCCTGGGGCCCCACCTTCGTCCAGGCCGAAGCGCGGGTGCGCCGACTGGGCCTGCGCGGCGAGCCGGACTTCACGTGGACGGACGAGCAGAGCAGCGTGCTGCGGGTGCTTCGCAAGCCGGTTGCCGCGCCGAGCGTCATGGACGTGGAGCCGTCCTCCGGCGCGACGGGCCCGCCCTCCGTGTCCCAGCCCGAGCCGGAGTGA
- a CDS encoding YoaK family protein codes for MPFSPQSPPSNRRAYTLLALLLSGVAGAVNATGFVALGMHTSHMSGNMATLGESLATGNWHGAELAGQLLLSFLLGAVAATALLEASRHRARGRHAAPLLLEVCLLGGIGVWLSSVPGTREPTVMWGLAFAMGLQNALVTRVSGAVVRTTHMTGVITDIGIQLVQMVTWVREGARGQGARGLLRQVRELPTAIQFERTRLHLGLGVAFLFGCTSGPMLFIQYGAATLGLPCAVLLLLVVLDWSPAAARPLPAPRA; via the coding sequence ATGCCTTTCAGTCCCCAATCACCGCCGAGCAACCGGCGTGCGTACACGCTGCTCGCCCTGCTGCTCTCGGGCGTGGCGGGCGCGGTGAATGCCACGGGCTTCGTGGCGCTCGGCATGCACACGTCCCACATGTCCGGGAACATGGCCACGCTGGGCGAGTCGCTCGCCACGGGCAACTGGCACGGAGCGGAGCTGGCGGGACAACTGCTGCTGTCCTTCCTGCTGGGGGCGGTGGCCGCGACGGCGCTGCTGGAGGCCTCGCGGCACCGTGCGCGCGGCCGTCACGCCGCGCCGCTGCTGCTCGAGGTGTGCCTGCTGGGCGGCATCGGCGTCTGGCTTTCCTCCGTGCCCGGCACGCGCGAGCCCACCGTCATGTGGGGCCTGGCCTTCGCCATGGGCCTGCAGAACGCGCTCGTCACCCGCGTGTCCGGCGCGGTGGTGCGCACCACGCACATGACGGGCGTCATCACCGACATCGGAATTCAATTGGTGCAGATGGTGACGTGGGTGCGCGAGGGCGCGCGGGGCCAGGGCGCGCGGGGGCTGCTGCGCCAGGTGCGCGAGCTGCCCACCGCCATCCAGTTCGAGCGCACCCGGCTGCACCTGGGCCTGGGCGTGGCCTTCCTCTTCGGCTGCACCAGCGGGCCGATGCTCTTCATCCAGTACGGCGCGGCCACCCTGGGGCTGCCGTGCGCGGTGTTGCTGCTGCTGGTGGTGCTGGACTGGAGTCCCGCCGCGGCGCGGCCTTTGCCCGCGCCGCGCGCCTAG
- a CDS encoding histidine triad nucleotide-binding protein, which yields MSDCLFCKIRDGLIPARVVYRDEMCLAFEDINPQAPTHVLFVPLKHIATVNDITPEDRETVGHLLTAAAKVARERGHADNGYRVVMNTQRDAGQTVFHIHLHLLAGRPLLWPPG from the coding sequence ATGTCCGACTGCCTCTTCTGCAAAATCCGAGACGGCCTCATCCCCGCCCGGGTCGTCTACCGCGACGAGATGTGCCTGGCCTTCGAGGACATCAATCCCCAGGCCCCCACGCACGTGCTGTTCGTCCCCCTGAAGCACATCGCCACGGTGAATGACATCACCCCGGAAGACCGTGAGACGGTGGGCCACCTGCTCACCGCCGCCGCCAAGGTGGCCCGTGAGCGCGGCCACGCCGACAACGGCTACCGGGTGGTGATGAACACCCAGCGCGACGCGGGGCAGACGGTGTTCCACATCCACCTGCACCTGCTGGCGGGCCGGCCCCTGCTGTGGCCGCCGGGCTGA